The following proteins come from a genomic window of Acidobacteriota bacterium:
- the galK gene encoding galactokinase, whose translation MRRSAFVGEAAGRVNLIGEHTDYSGGFVLPVAIPQRTRVEVRPRGDDTVRATSGAMDEGRRQAYILGEDRAAGGWIDFVQGVTRVLRDSGHRCGGCDISIASSVPIGAGLSSSAALEMALLRAFRDAFRLPLDDVTLVRLGRRAENEFVGAPVGIMDQMAAALADERTALFLDARTLQHERIPLPESLALVVIHSGVAHRHAAGDYRTRRAECEEAAARLGVRQLRDCGIEDLARIDGLPAPLGARARHVVTENARVLEAVTALKNGDVERVGTLFNASHASMRDDFEVSVPDVDRLVELAWDEPGVYGARLTGGGFGGSIVAAVRAGSAAAVARRIASRYRDATRRAPAIVVPPAA comes from the coding sequence ATGAGGCGATCCGCGTTCGTTGGCGAAGCGGCGGGCCGTGTGAACCTGATCGGCGAGCACACGGACTACAGCGGCGGCTTCGTGCTGCCCGTCGCGATTCCGCAGCGCACGCGCGTGGAGGTGCGCCCGCGCGGGGACGACACGGTGCGGGCCACAAGCGGTGCAATGGACGAAGGGCGCCGGCAGGCGTACATCCTCGGCGAAGACCGCGCGGCCGGCGGTTGGATCGACTTCGTGCAGGGCGTGACGCGCGTCCTGCGCGACAGCGGTCATCGGTGTGGAGGTTGCGACATCTCGATCGCATCCAGCGTCCCGATCGGCGCCGGCCTGTCGTCGAGCGCGGCGCTGGAGATGGCGCTGCTGCGTGCGTTTCGCGACGCCTTTCGTCTCCCGCTCGACGATGTGACGCTCGTGCGGCTCGGACGGCGCGCGGAAAACGAGTTCGTGGGCGCGCCGGTCGGCATCATGGACCAGATGGCCGCAGCGCTTGCCGACGAGCGCACCGCGCTCTTCCTGGATGCCCGGACGCTGCAGCACGAGCGCATCCCGCTGCCGGAATCGCTCGCGCTCGTCGTCATTCACTCGGGCGTGGCGCACCGGCACGCGGCGGGCGATTACCGGACGCGCCGCGCCGAATGCGAGGAAGCCGCCGCGCGGCTGGGCGTGCGGCAGCTGCGGGACTGCGGGATCGAAGACCTCGCGCGAATCGATGGGCTTCCGGCGCCGCTCGGCGCGCGCGCGCGGCACGTCGTGACGGAGAACGCGCGGGTGCTGGAGGCGGTGACCGCGTTGAAGAACGGCGACGTCGAACGCGTGGGCACGCTGTTCAACGCCTCGCACGCCTCGATGCGGGATGATTTCGAGGTCTCCGTGCCGGACGTCGACAGGCTGGTGGAGCTGGCGTGGGACGAACCCGGAGTGTACGGCGCCAGGCTGACGGGCGGCGGGTTCGGCGGATCCATCGTCGCCGCGGTCCGCGCGGGAAGTGCCGCCGCCGTGGCACGGCGGATCGCGTCGCGGTACCGCGATGCCACCCGTCGCGCGCCGGCGATCGTCGTACCTCCCGCGGCCTGA
- a CDS encoding class I SAM-dependent methyltransferase: MAATATTSPTLREWEQAEIVRSDVEATRTPRLELRTSETNIARYMAPPAGTPYPLEYAYHLLGDVRGRRVLDIGCGSGMNSLLLARRGADVVGVDISASLIQVARQRLAANGTTGAAFVVGSAHDLPLPDASVDVVFGIAILHHLDLDLVSREVARVLHRGGRAIFQEPVRNSRTVRALRRLVPYRAADISPFERPLTDPELARFSAPFASVRRRAFLLPHVSIAQVLPPARRYVDACYRADAALLRRCPRLATHAGIRVLELTR, encoded by the coding sequence ATGGCGGCAACGGCCACGACGAGCCCGACGCTGCGGGAGTGGGAGCAGGCCGAGATCGTCCGCAGCGACGTGGAGGCGACTCGAACGCCGCGCCTGGAGCTGCGGACGAGCGAGACCAACATTGCGCGATACATGGCGCCGCCCGCCGGCACGCCGTACCCGCTCGAATACGCGTATCACCTGCTCGGCGATGTTCGCGGCCGGCGCGTCCTTGATATCGGGTGCGGATCCGGCATGAACAGCCTGCTGCTCGCCCGCCGCGGCGCCGATGTCGTCGGCGTGGACATCTCCGCCTCGCTCATACAGGTTGCGCGGCAGCGGCTGGCCGCGAACGGCACGACCGGAGCGGCATTCGTCGTCGGTTCGGCGCACGATCTGCCGCTTCCGGATGCCTCGGTGGACGTGGTCTTCGGCATCGCGATCCTGCACCACCTCGATCTGGACCTTGTCTCGCGCGAGGTGGCACGCGTCCTTCATCGCGGCGGGCGCGCCATCTTCCAGGAACCGGTCCGGAACTCCCGCACGGTTCGGGCGCTTCGACGACTGGTGCCGTACCGGGCGGCGGACATCTCCCCCTTCGAGCGCCCGCTCACCGACCCGGAACTCGCCCGGTTCAGCGCGCCGTTTGCGTCGGTGCGCCGGCGGGCGTTCCTGCTGCCGCACGTCAGCATCGCGCAGGTGCTGCCGCCGGCCCGGCGCTACGTGGATGCGTGTTATCGCGCGGACGCGGCGCTGCTGCGCCGCTGCCCGCGCCTCGCGACACACGCCGGGATCAGGGTCCTCGAACTCACGCGTTAA
- a CDS encoding endonuclease/exonuclease/phosphatase family protein — MNAVYKVKEQAAFLAGLDPDVVALQEVERYTGWGNEDQAVVFKRALEAATGFTWYTHFSNHSGSTGTGQQGNLILSRFPFTHTDQKSLPYTRALTIAKMNVNGRSLLFFNVHLSPYSSKANERVTQLAEVSYYLTVYGSYDRFILGDFNAGEGVAELDPMRHWYRDQWTTASAVGKAFGTSATRPSGSRIDYIFFGKYLRSWLALQSADVFETALSDHYALVVEYTVS; from the coding sequence GTGAACGCCGTCTACAAGGTGAAGGAGCAGGCCGCGTTCCTGGCGGGCCTCGATCCGGACGTTGTCGCCTTGCAGGAAGTTGAGCGATACACCGGCTGGGGCAACGAGGATCAGGCCGTCGTCTTCAAGCGCGCGCTCGAAGCCGCCACCGGGTTCACGTGGTACACGCACTTCTCCAATCACAGCGGCAGCACGGGTACGGGACAGCAGGGCAACCTGATTCTGAGCCGGTTTCCGTTCACGCACACGGACCAGAAAAGCCTGCCGTACACCCGCGCGCTGACGATCGCGAAGATGAACGTCAACGGCCGGAGCCTGTTGTTCTTCAACGTGCACCTCTCGCCCTACAGCTCGAAGGCGAACGAGCGGGTGACGCAGCTGGCCGAGGTGTCCTACTACCTGACGGTCTACGGCAGCTACGACCGGTTCATCCTTGGCGACTTCAACGCGGGCGAGGGTGTGGCCGAACTCGACCCGATGCGTCACTGGTACCGCGACCAGTGGACGACGGCGTCCGCGGTGGGGAAGGCATTCGGGACGAGTGCGACGAGGCCGAGCGGCTCGCGGATTGACTACATCTTCTTCGGCAAGTACCTGCGGTCGTGGCTCGCCCTGCAGTCGGCGGACGTCTTCGAGACGGCGCTCTCTGACCATTACGCGCTGGTCGTCGAGTACACCGTCAGCTAG
- a CDS encoding right-handed parallel beta-helix repeat-containing protein has translation MNRLVRVTWLVAACWIAAAAISTAAGEPIRVPAGGDLQAAINQARSGDRVLLAPGATYTGNFILPVHGGDSAITIATDVDDTRVPGRGRRIAPEHAPLLAKLKSPNGNPALRTAAAARHWRLELVEVLPAAGASADLIQLGDGGSAQRDAAAVPRDLAIDRCYIHGDKAAGQKRGIALNSGRTAITGSHFSDFKLSGADSQAIAGWNGTGPYLIENNYLEASGEGFLLGGADPWIAGLVPADITFRRNVVSRPVAWRQEKWQVKNLFELKNARRVLVERNLFENNWSGAQSGFAIVITPRNQDGRAPWSTVEDVTFRGNIVRNAGGGVNILGRDNERPSRVARGVRIAHSIFTGIDAKAWGGSGIFLQIGEAPEGIVVEHNTVIHSGNVISVYGGTRERPAAVRGFVFRDNLLRHNRYGVHGQDRAPGNDTLSTFFPNAVFICNALAGGHQKDYPEGNWFPSEQEFRAQFVGFDAGDYRLREESMFRGAACDGTNVGAGVDEILEEAGKDRGPRKGQSSPRLPAHGSISRLTSCAAFPVTRPCGPRGGVGGGF, from the coding sequence GTGAACAGACTCGTACGCGTGACGTGGCTCGTCGCCGCGTGCTGGATCGCCGCCGCGGCGATCTCGACCGCCGCCGGCGAGCCCATCCGGGTGCCCGCAGGCGGAGACCTCCAGGCGGCGATCAACCAGGCACGATCCGGCGACCGCGTGCTGCTCGCGCCGGGCGCGACCTACACGGGCAATTTCATTCTCCCGGTGCACGGCGGCGATTCAGCCATCACGATCGCGACCGACGTCGATGACACGCGTGTGCCGGGGCGCGGCAGGCGCATCGCGCCCGAGCACGCGCCGCTGCTCGCCAAGCTGAAGTCACCCAACGGCAACCCGGCGCTGCGCACCGCGGCGGCGGCACGCCACTGGCGGCTCGAGCTCGTCGAAGTGCTGCCGGCGGCCGGCGCGAGCGCGGATCTGATCCAGCTCGGCGACGGCGGGTCGGCGCAACGGGACGCCGCTGCCGTTCCGCGCGACCTCGCGATCGACCGCTGCTACATCCACGGAGACAAGGCCGCCGGACAGAAACGCGGCATCGCGCTCAACAGCGGGCGCACCGCCATCACCGGATCGCACTTCTCTGACTTCAAGCTCTCCGGTGCTGACAGCCAGGCCATCGCCGGTTGGAATGGGACCGGCCCGTATCTGATCGAAAACAACTATCTCGAGGCATCCGGCGAAGGCTTCCTGCTCGGGGGCGCCGACCCCTGGATCGCCGGCCTCGTGCCGGCCGACATCACGTTTCGCCGGAACGTCGTGAGCCGTCCCGTGGCGTGGCGCCAGGAGAAGTGGCAGGTCAAGAACCTGTTCGAGCTGAAGAATGCCCGCCGCGTGCTCGTCGAGCGCAATCTCTTCGAGAACAACTGGAGCGGCGCGCAGTCCGGGTTCGCGATCGTCATCACGCCGCGCAACCAGGACGGGCGCGCCCCATGGAGCACGGTCGAAGACGTCACCTTCCGCGGCAACATCGTCCGCAACGCGGGCGGCGGCGTGAACATCCTTGGTCGCGATAACGAGCGCCCAAGCCGCGTCGCGCGCGGCGTGCGCATCGCCCACTCGATCTTCACGGGCATCGACGCCAAGGCATGGGGTGGATCGGGGATCTTCCTCCAGATCGGCGAGGCGCCGGAAGGAATCGTGGTCGAGCACAACACCGTGATCCACAGCGGCAACGTGATTTCCGTGTACGGCGGCACACGGGAGCGGCCCGCCGCCGTGCGCGGCTTTGTCTTTCGCGACAACCTCCTGCGCCACAATCGCTACGGCGTGCACGGCCAGGACCGGGCCCCAGGCAACGACACGCTCAGCACGTTCTTCCCGAACGCCGTCTTCATCTGCAACGCGCTGGCGGGCGGCCACCAGAAGGACTATCCGGAGGGCAACTGGTTCCCCAGCGAGCAGGAGTTCCGCGCCCAGTTCGTGGGTTTCGACGCTGGTGATTATCGGCTCCGTGAAGAAAGCATGTTCCGCGGTGCCGCATGCGATGGCACCAATGTCGGCGCGGGCGTGGACGAGATCCTCGAAGAAGCAGGGAAGGACCGCGGGCCGCGGAAGGGGCAGTCATCGCCGCGATTGCCCGCGCATGGCTCAATCTCGCGGCTCACATCGTGCGCGGCCTTCCCCGTCACGCGTCCGTGCGGGCCGCGCGGCGGGGTCGGAGGCGGCTTCTAA
- a CDS encoding HAMP domain-containing histidine kinase: MGETVPNWPKLLSLAVHEFRTPVTVVSGYLRMILRERAGPVADPQRKLLAEAEKSCGRLSALIGEMSELGQLYDGRQSLAGDSADLGEILKALEGPPTEDGQSAVRVGPVAEGLVASGDASRLRRSIEAIVYALRREIIDGTDLLITAETRPKNGGRAAWIALGARPVADALKGASADALGPFDEWRGGCGLTLPLARRVIEMHGGRLMAPHGERRKTGGVIELPLS, encoded by the coding sequence GTGGGGGAAACGGTTCCAAACTGGCCGAAACTGCTGTCGCTGGCCGTTCATGAGTTCCGGACGCCGGTCACCGTGGTCTCCGGCTACTTGCGGATGATCCTGCGCGAGCGCGCCGGTCCGGTCGCAGATCCGCAGCGCAAGCTGCTCGCAGAAGCGGAGAAATCCTGCGGCCGGCTCTCTGCGCTCATCGGGGAGATGAGCGAACTGGGGCAATTGTACGACGGCCGCCAATCGCTCGCCGGCGACTCCGCCGATCTTGGCGAGATCCTGAAGGCGCTCGAGGGGCCGCCGACCGAAGACGGCCAGAGCGCCGTGCGCGTCGGGCCAGTCGCCGAGGGCCTTGTGGCCAGCGGCGATGCCAGCCGGCTCAGGCGGTCGATTGAAGCGATCGTCTACGCGCTGCGCCGGGAAATCATCGACGGCACCGACCTGCTCATCACCGCCGAGACACGGCCGAAAAACGGGGGGCGGGCCGCGTGGATCGCGCTGGGCGCCCGCCCGGTCGCGGACGCCCTGAAGGGCGCCTCCGCCGACGCGCTCGGCCCCTTCGATGAGTGGCGCGGCGGATGTGGCCTCACGCTGCCGCTGGCACGACGCGTGATCGAAATGCACGGCGGCCGGTTGATGGCGCCCCACGGCGAGCGCCGGAAGACCGGCGGCGTGATCGAACTTCCGCTCAGCTGA
- a CDS encoding polysaccharide deacetylase family protein, whose translation MTLKQLKISALRFSKRLGVFNVIKNSEWRRRRLLILCYHGVSLDDEHRWNPSLYMNPADLHRRFEALREGDFQVLPLADAVSRLYARDLPPRSVAITFDDGYYDFYEEGWPLLREFGYPATVYLTTLRCDRNLPIFNLAASYMLWKRRGSVHETPSLGIGPLDLRTAGSRLQAWRKVMTLAGGLNPEGKRSLARALAADIGADYDAIEARRLLSIMTPAEVSALAAQGLDVQLHTHRHRTPRERALFDDEIARNRQRITEMTGRIPTHFCYPSGVYDRRLLPWLSDLSVTSATTCDSGFATPETHALLLPRLVDHGGLAPVEFEGWLTGAAALTARKRDLKDVIA comes from the coding sequence ATGACCCTCAAGCAGCTGAAGATCTCAGCCCTGAGATTCTCCAAGCGGCTTGGCGTCTTCAACGTCATCAAGAACAGCGAGTGGCGCCGCCGGCGCCTGTTGATTCTCTGCTACCACGGCGTGTCGCTCGACGACGAGCACAGGTGGAACCCCTCGCTCTACATGAACCCTGCGGATCTGCACCGCCGCTTCGAGGCGCTCCGCGAGGGAGACTTCCAGGTACTGCCCCTCGCCGATGCCGTCAGCCGGCTGTACGCGCGCGATCTGCCTCCGCGCAGCGTGGCCATCACATTCGACGACGGGTACTACGACTTCTATGAAGAAGGATGGCCGCTCCTGCGGGAGTTTGGCTATCCCGCCACCGTTTACCTCACCACGCTGCGGTGCGACAGGAACCTGCCGATCTTCAACCTGGCGGCCTCGTACATGCTCTGGAAGCGGCGCGGGTCCGTGCACGAGACGCCGTCGCTCGGCATCGGGCCGCTGGACCTGCGGACTGCCGGCTCCCGCCTCCAGGCCTGGCGCAAGGTCATGACGCTCGCCGGCGGGCTGAACCCGGAAGGCAAGCGGTCGCTTGCCCGCGCGCTGGCCGCCGACATCGGCGCGGACTACGACGCCATTGAGGCCCGGCGCCTGCTGAGCATCATGACGCCCGCCGAGGTCTCGGCGCTCGCGGCGCAGGGGCTCGACGTGCAGCTCCACACGCACCGGCACCGCACCCCGCGCGAGCGCGCGCTGTTCGACGATGAGATTGCGAGGAACCGCCAGCGGATTACCGAGATGACGGGCCGGATCCCGACGCACTTCTGCTATCCGAGCGGGGTCTACGACAGGCGCCTGCTTCCGTGGCTCTCCGATCTGAGCGTGACGTCCGCCACGACCTGCGATTCGGGCTTCGCGACGCCGGAGACCCACGCGCTGCTGCTGCCGCGCCTGGTCGATCATGGGGGGCTCGCTCCTGTCGAGTTCGAAGGGTGGCTCACGGGCGCGGCGGCGCTGACGGCGCGCAAGCGGGATCTCAAAGACGTGATCGCGTGA
- the msrP gene encoding protein-methionine-sulfoxide reductase catalytic subunit MsrP, which translates to MLIRRAPDVRSSQITGERLYLSRREFIKTAGAALGVASGALAVGSGVVGAQSAIPHYRKLPFGPFHTDEGLNSFEEITTYNNFYEFGSDKSDPARYAARLKTRPWTVKVDGLCGKPGDYDLDDLVRPATLEERVYRLRCVEAWSMVIPWIGVPLAGLIKRFEPAPAARFVEFTTLLRPSEMRGQQTDILAWPYVEGLRLDEATHPLTILAAGLYGRTLLNQNGAPLRLVVPWKYGFKSIKSIVRIRFVGKQPVNTWQRMAPHEYGFYSNVNPDVDHPRWSQRRERRIGEFFRRPTAMFNGYAEQVASMYAGMDLKKHY; encoded by the coding sequence ATGCTGATCCGCCGTGCGCCGGACGTGCGCAGCTCGCAGATTACCGGGGAGCGCCTGTATCTCAGCCGCCGGGAGTTCATCAAGACGGCGGGCGCCGCCCTGGGAGTGGCGAGCGGGGCGCTGGCGGTGGGCAGCGGGGTGGTGGGAGCCCAATCCGCGATCCCGCACTACCGCAAGCTGCCGTTCGGTCCGTTCCACACCGACGAGGGGCTGAATTCGTTCGAGGAAATCACCACCTACAACAATTTCTACGAGTTCGGGAGCGACAAGAGCGATCCCGCGCGGTACGCGGCACGGCTCAAGACACGGCCGTGGACCGTCAAGGTGGACGGCCTCTGTGGGAAACCTGGCGACTACGATCTCGACGATCTGGTCAGGCCCGCGACGCTCGAGGAGCGCGTCTATCGGCTCCGGTGCGTCGAGGCATGGTCGATGGTGATCCCGTGGATCGGCGTGCCGCTGGCGGGTCTGATCAAGCGGTTCGAGCCGGCGCCCGCGGCGAGGTTCGTGGAATTCACGACGCTCCTGCGCCCCTCGGAGATGCGGGGGCAGCAGACCGACATTCTGGCGTGGCCGTACGTGGAAGGCCTGCGTCTGGACGAGGCGACGCATCCGCTGACCATCCTGGCGGCCGGGTTGTACGGCAGGACGCTGCTCAACCAGAACGGGGCTCCGCTGCGGCTGGTCGTGCCTTGGAAGTACGGGTTCAAGAGCATCAAGTCCATCGTGCGTATCCGGTTCGTCGGCAAGCAGCCGGTGAACACGTGGCAGCGCATGGCGCCGCACGAGTACGGCTTCTACTCGAACGTCAACCCGGACGTGGATCATCCGCGATGGAGCCAGCGGCGAGAGCGCCGGATCGGCGAGTTCTTCCGCCGGCCGACGGCGATGTTCAACGGTTACGCGGAGCAGGTCGCCAGCATGTACGCCGGGATGGATCTCAAGAAGCATTACTAG
- a CDS encoding radical SAM protein: MHKPIKYAEKGLTYVARAAWGVFDTLNSIKPNASFTPAWSDQPLLKSHQKVKPPLGWPRETDSLCPVCVREARQEIIDGKRDYRVLLTEKIGEIKAQIIERDGRILMVKDCPLHGHFEDVMAIDPAFFKHLEEVFPGSDIRAHADEKLHNHGSSTIKYGRGAVLTIDLTNRCNMMCDPCFMDANQVGFVHELSWGDIKTLLDNAISLKPRRQLSVQFSGGEPTLSPFFLDAVRYCKKVGYNSVQAATNGIEFAKSPEFCKAAAEAGLRYVYLQFDGIGNAANSHRLVGNLFDVKLRAIENLWKAGVDIVPVTTIVNGINNEQVGRIVQFALDNPKKINFLSFQPVSFTGRDDEVTPERRAAQRYTLSHLAHDVKNQTGLGEPVRDWFPISFMGTFTDWADLVHGPSAEWGNLTCGCHPNCGVGMAVMIDKETKEAVPVTAFLHADQLAKDLRKVNDAARGRFLSMAGMALALMKNYDPFKAPTHFKIADLMKKFDKTFGATGRDYGRVDGERTEADIAVRRADRWNFLFIAGMWFQDLFNYDFRRTERCIIPYATQEGEISFCAYNTGIGWRNIIEKMHMTATLAKWYEEHGRHEIFAGGRKVNLQSTEHNLVLDEAAVAAGRQTDLDEAGIARNAREEKLRARDESRKKQQENERMAQLYRQYVLKEEPAAPTLQIQGLGNKKDTAQIH, from the coding sequence ATGCACAAGCCGATTAAGTACGCCGAAAAGGGGCTGACCTACGTCGCCCGAGCGGCGTGGGGCGTCTTCGACACGCTCAATAGCATCAAGCCGAACGCGTCCTTCACGCCCGCCTGGTCAGACCAGCCGCTGCTCAAGTCGCACCAGAAGGTCAAGCCGCCGCTCGGCTGGCCGCGCGAAACCGATTCGCTCTGCCCGGTCTGCGTCCGCGAGGCGCGGCAGGAAATCATCGACGGAAAGCGCGACTACCGCGTGCTCCTCACCGAGAAGATCGGTGAGATCAAGGCCCAGATCATCGAGCGCGACGGCCGGATCCTCATGGTCAAGGATTGCCCGCTGCACGGGCACTTCGAAGACGTCATGGCGATCGACCCCGCGTTCTTCAAGCACCTCGAAGAGGTGTTCCCGGGCAGCGACATCCGGGCTCACGCCGACGAGAAGCTCCACAACCACGGCAGCAGCACGATCAAGTACGGCCGCGGCGCGGTGCTCACGATCGACCTGACCAACCGCTGCAACATGATGTGCGACCCGTGCTTCATGGACGCCAACCAGGTGGGGTTCGTCCACGAGCTGTCGTGGGGGGACATCAAGACGCTGCTCGACAACGCGATTTCCCTGAAGCCGCGCCGGCAGTTGTCCGTCCAGTTCTCGGGCGGCGAGCCGACGCTGTCTCCCTTTTTCCTCGACGCCGTACGGTACTGCAAGAAGGTCGGTTACAACAGCGTCCAGGCCGCGACCAACGGCATCGAGTTCGCCAAGAGCCCCGAGTTCTGCAAGGCCGCGGCTGAAGCGGGCCTCCGCTACGTCTACCTGCAGTTCGACGGCATCGGCAACGCGGCCAACTCGCACCGCCTCGTCGGCAACCTGTTCGACGTCAAGCTGCGCGCGATCGAGAACCTCTGGAAGGCCGGCGTCGACATCGTCCCGGTGACCACCATCGTCAACGGCATCAACAACGAGCAGGTCGGCCGCATCGTCCAGTTCGCGCTCGACAACCCGAAGAAGATCAACTTCCTGTCGTTCCAGCCGGTGTCGTTCACCGGGCGCGACGATGAGGTGACGCCGGAGCGCCGCGCGGCGCAGCGCTACACGCTGTCGCACCTGGCGCACGACGTGAAGAACCAGACCGGCCTCGGCGAGCCGGTGCGCGACTGGTTCCCGATCTCCTTCATGGGCACGTTCACCGACTGGGCGGACCTGGTGCACGGCCCCTCGGCGGAGTGGGGGAACCTGACGTGCGGTTGCCACCCGAACTGCGGCGTCGGCATGGCCGTCATGATCGACAAGGAAACCAAGGAGGCCGTTCCGGTCACCGCGTTCCTTCACGCCGATCAGCTCGCGAAGGACCTGCGCAAGGTGAACGACGCCGCGCGGGGCAGGTTCCTGTCGATGGCCGGCATGGCGCTGGCGCTGATGAAGAACTACGATCCGTTCAAGGCGCCGACGCACTTCAAGATCGCGGACCTGATGAAGAAGTTCGACAAGACGTTCGGCGCCACCGGCAGGGACTACGGCCGCGTGGACGGCGAGCGGACCGAGGCGGACATCGCCGTGCGCCGCGCGGACCGGTGGAACTTCCTGTTCATCGCGGGCATGTGGTTCCAGGACCTGTTCAACTACGACTTCCGGCGGACGGAGCGCTGCATCATCCCCTATGCGACGCAGGAAGGGGAAATCTCCTTCTGCGCGTACAACACGGGGATCGGCTGGCGCAACATCATCGAGAAGATGCACATGACAGCCACGCTCGCCAAGTGGTACGAGGAGCACGGGCGTCACGAGATCTTCGCCGGCGGCAGGAAGGTGAACCTGCAGTCGACCGAGCACAACCTCGTGCTCGACGAGGCGGCGGTTGCCGCCGGACGCCAGACCGATCTGGATGAAGCCGGCATCGCCAGGAACGCACGCGAGGAAAAGCTCCGCGCGCGCGACGAGTCGAGGAAGAAGCAGCAGGAAAACGAGCGCATGGCGCAGCTGTACCGGCAGTACGTGCTCAAGGAGGAGCCGGCCGCGCCCACCCTGCAGATCCAGGGTCTGGGGAACAAGAAGGACACGGCACAGATCCACTGA
- a CDS encoding NAD(P)-binding domain-containing protein encodes MRIGILGSGEVGRTLGRAFIACGHEVKLGSREAGNPKVKEWVGKTGAHASGGTFEEVAKFGEIIVLATLWAGTENALRLAGAANLAGKVVIDATNPLDFTTTPPRLAVGCTDSAGEQVQRWLTTARVVKAFNMIGSAHMFRPEFPGGPPDMFICGNDQSAKQAVSRILNEFGWEVIDLGRIEASRHLECLAMLWITYGFRHKSWNHAFRLLRK; translated from the coding sequence ATGCGGATTGGGATTCTCGGGAGCGGTGAAGTGGGGCGCACGCTGGGGCGCGCGTTCATCGCCTGCGGCCACGAGGTGAAGCTCGGATCGCGCGAGGCGGGCAACCCGAAGGTCAAGGAGTGGGTGGGGAAGACGGGCGCGCATGCCTCGGGCGGCACCTTCGAGGAGGTCGCAAAGTTCGGCGAGATCATCGTGCTCGCCACGCTCTGGGCCGGAACCGAGAATGCGCTGCGGCTGGCGGGCGCGGCCAACCTCGCGGGCAAGGTCGTGATCGACGCCACCAACCCGCTGGACTTCACCACGACGCCGCCGCGGCTCGCCGTCGGCTGCACCGACTCGGCGGGCGAGCAGGTGCAGCGGTGGCTGACGACCGCGCGCGTGGTCAAGGCGTTCAACATGATCGGCAGCGCCCACATGTTCAGGCCGGAATTCCCCGGGGGGCCGCCCGACATGTTCATCTGCGGGAACGACCAGTCGGCCAAGCAGGCCGTGTCGCGGATTCTGAATGAATTCGGCTGGGAAGTGATCGATCTCGGCCGGATCGAAGCGTCGCGCCACCTCGAGTGCCTCGCGATGCTGTGGATCACGTACGGGTTCCGCCACAAGTCCTGGAATCACGCCTTCCGGCTGCTTCGGAAGTAG